AAACGTCACTCCGCAAGAGGTCCGCCGGGTCCAAGATCTTATCAACCACAGACCCCGCGAATGCCTGGGCTTCCAAACCGCCCACGAAGTTTTTTACGCTAGCTCCTAAACCCGCGTTGCGTTTGAGTTTGATGTCCGCCCAAACCCCTTTGGTCGATAGTCAAATGCTACACAAGTATTTGCATGTTTTAAGTAATACGACTACGATTATTTGCTTTTCGTTATTATCCGTCTTTGGATTACTTGAAATATTTTATTTAAGGAGCTCACCTTTTTCGGTTCTAGGCAGTACGGTGATCTTGATAGGAGTGGCGATTTGTGCATTCCAATATGTAAGAAATGGGAATATGTCAATGAGAATATCCTTGATATTAAGAATTTATACAGTTACTGTATTATATGCAGTATTTGAGTGGCAGAAGGCCAACGTCAAGGCAGATATGCTAGCAAATACAGCAAGCACCATTACACCATTACTGTTATCGGCAATTGTTTTATATAGTATTATAGTCGATATCATAAAGAAAGTTCGCCCGCCCTGTGCCAAAATTGGTGCAACCCCAAAATGACGCAATCGAATCTGACAATTCGTAAGCCAGGCGAGGTAGGAACGCCGTTACTCGCAGCCGACCCATGAAGAATTTGCAAACATATCACCGCACACGCACACCGAAGCAAAGATTTTCCAGCTCGGCGCGTGCGGGGTACGCAGTTATCCTTCGCCAAGAAGATCGTCGTGCAGGTTACCGTAGCAATGCATCACGCCGCGCGGCGACTGTAGCTCTTAAGGAAGCCACCCAGCCGCTGTTTGCAGCGGATATCGTTCAACGGAACAACCTCGTCCCGCGGTTCGCCCCGTTTGGTCTTCGGCCGTCCGGGTTGCTTCGTGCGAATCAAAAGTTCATTTTCGATCCCCTCACCCTGATGTGGACGTTCATTGTTAGAATGCTTCAGCGTTAATCCGCCTGGGCAGTTTTGTAACCCGGCGGCTTTGGCATTCGCCACCAAATCCGACTCGAACTATACAAGTACTGACTGAATCAGGAGTTAGAAACATCCAAAAACAGAGAATCGGTTCGTAAAGGGTGTGGCCCGGGGAAGAATAGATATTTCATAATAAAATAAATCCCACCTCAGCGATACGGTTCGCAGAGGGTCGGACATGGCGGGGTCTGGCACGGAAAGGGCGAGCATCTTGACGGGCGGTTGATTGGCATTACTCAGACGCACAAGCCTGTTTTTGCTTTTGCCAAGTATCGACCAGCGCTCGTTGCCAGCGCAGCCGGCGCTGACAGGTCTGACGCAGCAAGTCCACCAGCGCCAACTGATCGACAGGCTTGAGCAGATAATCATTCGCGCCACATTCGAGCGCGGTCAACAGCGCTTGGTCCGACGAATTCCCCGTTAGCACAATGACCTGGGTATAAGCGTTTCTGCGCTTGGCATATTTCAGAATGTCGATTCCGTCAATTCCAGGCATCTCCAGGTCGGTCAAGAGGATGTCAACCCCCCCCTGCTCGATGCGTTTGAGCGCCGTGTGCGGATCGATGATGGACTCCACGCGCAGTTCCCCGCCAAAGGCTCGCTCGGTCACTTTGGCCAGAAGTCGAGCCATTGTCGCGTCATCGTCCACGATTAAAAACGTCGGTATGTTCTTCAGCATGTTCATGTCATGTGCCTGTTGCTGGCGGAGTGTGAACGAGTGGCGTGGAAAGATAGTTACATTAGGCGGATTGGTCAGAGGTAGCTTCGCACAGGCCCACATCCAGGCAAAGGGAACCCCAGTCGCATTCAAATGGGATGCCAAT
This DNA window, taken from Pirellulales bacterium, encodes the following:
- a CDS encoding response regulator; protein product: MLKNIPTFLIVDDDATMARLLAKVTERAFGGELRVESIIDPHTALKRIEQGGVDILLTDLEMPGIDGIDILKYAKRRNAYTQVIVLTGNSSDQALLTALECGANDYLLKPVDQLALVDLLRQTCQRRLRWQRALVDTWQKQKQACASE